A window from Mytilus galloprovincialis chromosome 8, xbMytGall1.hap1.1, whole genome shotgun sequence encodes these proteins:
- the LOC143043828 gene encoding uncharacterized protein LOC143043828 encodes MRLQVGIDLRILKNGHVCHTIATQKNDRNNANQFSESKNFIQTIADVSLMMANISQLRAVLGFGENNQFYGSLITLIILSLLSHTLFVFFTVIRTHFKNRHQMVVHQRKQKENEPKEEKKDVKVKTKKTAENKEEVKQPKVTYFCCLTKNETANQYEDSEFCTCPHCHTDLYLSYICYCLVFITICSNIGITGIGIS; translated from the exons ATGAGActtcaagttggaatagatctacgaatACTAAAGAACGGTCATGTGTGTCATACAATAGCAACACAG AAGAATGACAGAAACAATGCAAACCAATTTTCAGAGAGCAAAAACTTCATACAAACCATAGCAGACGTGTCGCTTATGATGGCTAATATATCTCAGTTGAGAGCAGTTTTGGGCTTTGGTGAAAATAATCAATTTTATGGAAGTCTCATTACACTGATAATACTATCGTTACTGTCACATACATTATTCGTTTTTTTCACTGTCATtagaacacattttaaaaacCGACATCAAATGGTAGTgcatcaaagaaaacaaaaagaaaatgaacCAAAAGAGGAAAAAAAGGACGTAAAAGTCAAAACGAAAAAAACTGCGGAAAATAAAGAAGAAGTCAAACAGCCTAAAGTAACGTATTTCTgttgtttaacaaaaaatgaaacagCTAATCAGTACGAAGACAGCGAGTTTTGCACATGTCCACATTGTCATACCGATCTTTACCTGAGCTATATTTGCTATTGTCTCGTTTTCATAACAATCTGTTCTAATATTGGAATTACCGGCATTGGCATTTCATGA